The nucleotide window GCACTCGTATCACCTTCTAGTGCAGCAGCCTTAATAGCATCATCTCCTGTAGCGATAATCATAATCAGGAAGATAATACCTGCAAGACCAAGTAGTGCTGCAACTATCTTTATTATTTTATGTAAATTCATAATTGTTTAAGTATTGTGGGTTATTATTAAAGAGTTCTTCTCTTGTATCTTACTAACATATCCATTAACACAATAGAAGCATCTTCCATGTCATTAACAATGCTGTCAATTTTAGCGATAATGTAGTTGTAAAATATTTGAAGAATAATAGCCACAATAAGACCAAATACTGTTGTTAAAAGTGCTACTTTAATACCACCTGCAACAAGTGAAGGTTGCATATCACCCGCAGCTTCAATTTTATCGAAAGCTTGAATCATACCAATTACCGTTCCCATGAACCCAAGCATTGGTGCAAGTGCGATAAATAATGAAATCCAAGACACGTTTTTCTCTAATTGTCCCATTTGAACGGCACCATAAGCAACAACTGCTTTTTCAGCCGCATCAAGATCTTCATCAGCCCTATCTAATCCTTGATAGTAAATAGATGCAACAGGGCCTCTAGTGTTTCTAGCTACTTCTTTAGCAGCTTCGATTCCACCAGACTCTAAAGCATCTTCTACATTACGGATTAATTTTTTAGTGTTAGTAGTAGATAAATTAAGATATATTATTCTTTCAATCGCGATGGCAAGACCAAGGATTAAACACAGAAGTACAATCCCCATAAATCCAGGACCACCTTCGATAAACCTTTTCTTTAATTCTTGGTGAAATCCTAATGATTCTTCGGCTGCGGCAGCTTCTGGC belongs to Aegicerativicinus sediminis and includes:
- a CDS encoding MotA/TolQ/ExbB proton channel family protein, with product MKRLFSILAIAGIMAFGTVNAKIYATTTTATVATIAQDEEPEAAAAEESLGFHQELKKRFIEGGPGFMGIVLLCLILGLAIAIERIIYLNLSTTNTKKLIRNVEDALESGGIEAAKEVARNTRGPVASIYYQGLDRADEDLDAAEKAVVAYGAVQMGQLEKNVSWISLFIALAPMLGFMGTVIGMIQAFDKIEAAGDMQPSLVAGGIKVALLTTVFGLIVAIILQIFYNYIIAKIDSIVNDMEDASIVLMDMLVRYKRRTL